A genomic region of Conger conger chromosome 6, fConCon1.1, whole genome shotgun sequence contains the following coding sequences:
- the LOC133130948 gene encoding olfactomedin-4-like isoform X1 produces MSSMVRFPLLVPLLLLLLTQESNGAQRVRGQRKADACACEVNATQWDFPAQTYEGVSQQVQSCGDFLGKIQAQVLLTEEKLPLINATVGNITARLNAFEYLKTRGLYQTLHLRKLSQQLEGLQKDIISTHQTNPSAKTRSLTQEATKVREDVTKMQKSNVFNLEAVRENLRALRNGLETCKTIEPGFMSSCSQRLMKNISSPLVTKLSPYGKSYPAGSWGRETSPTSPEAYWVQPLVNAHKHGNIVRHYPSYEDFMGSRNHKDFPVAPSHSAANAIQGPGSLLYGGAFFYQCLNTGELCRFDLQTLATTRHALPGAGFNNQFPYCYYSCRDWTDMDLSADERGLWVIYATQESHGNVVVSLLEAQSLNVTHTWSTRLFKKSITNAFMVCGVLYATRYIDRYREEVFYAFDTATGREDNTLALPLEKMADGVANLHYNPADHRLYMYNDNYLLAYEAHF; encoded by the exons ATGTCTTCAATGGTGCGGTTCCCGTTACTGGTGCctctgttgctgctgctgctcaca CAGGAGAGCAACGGCGCACAGCGTGTGAGAGGCCAGAGGAAGGCGGATGCATGCGCGTGTGAGGTGAACGCCACGCAGTGGGACTTTCCGGCACAGACGTATGAGGGAGTGTCCCAGCAGGTGCAGTCCTGCGGAGACTTCCTTGGGAAGATCCAGGCTCAG GTGCTGTTGACCGAGGAGAAGCTGCCTCTCATCAATGCCACAGTGGGGAACATTACGGCCCGCCTGAATGCATTCGAGTACCTGAAAACCAGGGGCTTGTATCAGACCCTGCACCTGCGGAAGCTGAGTCAGCAGCTGGAGGGGCTCCAGAAGGACATTATCTCCACTCACCAGACCAACCCCAGTGCCAAAACACGGAGTCTGACCCAGGAG GCAACTAAGGTGCGTGAGGACGTTACAaagatgcagaagagcaacgTGTTCAACCTGGAGGCCGTTCGAGAGAACCTGCGGGCCCTGAGGAACGGCCTGGAGACCTGCAAGACCATCGAACCCGGCttcatga GTAGCTGCTCTCAGCGGCTCATGAAAAACATCAGCTCCCCATTGGTGACCAAGCTCAGCCCCTACGGAAAGTCCTACCCCGCGGGCTCCTGGGGCCGCGAGACCAGTCCGACCAGCCCAGAGGCCTACTGGGTCCAGCCCCTGGTCAACGCCCACAAGCACGGCAACATCGTGCGTCACTACCCGTCCTACGAGGACTTCATGGGCTCCAGGAACCACAAGGACTTTCCCGTGGCACCCTCCCACTCCGCAGCCAACGCCATCCAGGGCCCGGGCAGCCTTCTGTACGGCGGGGCCTTCTTCTACCAGTGCCTCAACACTGGGGAGCTGTGCCGCTTCGACCTGCAGACGCTCGCCACCACGCGCCACGCGCTGCCCGGGGCCGGCTTCAACAACCAGTTCCCCTACTGCTACTACAGCTGCCGCGACTGGACCGACATGGACCTCTCCGCCGACGAGAGGGGCCTGTGGGTGATCTACGCCACGCAGGAGAGCCACGGCAACGTGGTGGTGAGCCTCCTGGAGGCCCAGTCGCTGAACGTCACGCACACCTGGAGCACGCGCCTCTTCAAGAAGTCCATCACCAACGCCTTCATGGTGTGCGGCGTGCTCTACGCCACCCGCTACATCGACCGCTACCGCGAGGAGGTGTTCTACGCCTTCGACACGGCCACCGGGCGGGAGGACAACACCCTCGCCTTGCCCCTGGAGAAGATGGCGGACGGCGTGGCCAACCTGCACTATAACCCGGCCGACCACCGCCTGTACATGTACAATGATAATTACCTGCTGGCTTATGAGGCCCATTTCTAG
- the LOC133130948 gene encoding olfactomedin-4-like isoform X2, with translation MSSMVRFPLLVPLLLLLLTESNGAQRVRGQRKADACACEVNATQWDFPAQTYEGVSQQVQSCGDFLGKIQAQVLLTEEKLPLINATVGNITARLNAFEYLKTRGLYQTLHLRKLSQQLEGLQKDIISTHQTNPSAKTRSLTQEATKVREDVTKMQKSNVFNLEAVRENLRALRNGLETCKTIEPGFMSSCSQRLMKNISSPLVTKLSPYGKSYPAGSWGRETSPTSPEAYWVQPLVNAHKHGNIVRHYPSYEDFMGSRNHKDFPVAPSHSAANAIQGPGSLLYGGAFFYQCLNTGELCRFDLQTLATTRHALPGAGFNNQFPYCYYSCRDWTDMDLSADERGLWVIYATQESHGNVVVSLLEAQSLNVTHTWSTRLFKKSITNAFMVCGVLYATRYIDRYREEVFYAFDTATGREDNTLALPLEKMADGVANLHYNPADHRLYMYNDNYLLAYEAHF, from the exons ATGTCTTCAATGGTGCGGTTCCCGTTACTGGTGCctctgttgctgctgctgctcaca GAGAGCAACGGCGCACAGCGTGTGAGAGGCCAGAGGAAGGCGGATGCATGCGCGTGTGAGGTGAACGCCACGCAGTGGGACTTTCCGGCACAGACGTATGAGGGAGTGTCCCAGCAGGTGCAGTCCTGCGGAGACTTCCTTGGGAAGATCCAGGCTCAG GTGCTGTTGACCGAGGAGAAGCTGCCTCTCATCAATGCCACAGTGGGGAACATTACGGCCCGCCTGAATGCATTCGAGTACCTGAAAACCAGGGGCTTGTATCAGACCCTGCACCTGCGGAAGCTGAGTCAGCAGCTGGAGGGGCTCCAGAAGGACATTATCTCCACTCACCAGACCAACCCCAGTGCCAAAACACGGAGTCTGACCCAGGAG GCAACTAAGGTGCGTGAGGACGTTACAaagatgcagaagagcaacgTGTTCAACCTGGAGGCCGTTCGAGAGAACCTGCGGGCCCTGAGGAACGGCCTGGAGACCTGCAAGACCATCGAACCCGGCttcatga GTAGCTGCTCTCAGCGGCTCATGAAAAACATCAGCTCCCCATTGGTGACCAAGCTCAGCCCCTACGGAAAGTCCTACCCCGCGGGCTCCTGGGGCCGCGAGACCAGTCCGACCAGCCCAGAGGCCTACTGGGTCCAGCCCCTGGTCAACGCCCACAAGCACGGCAACATCGTGCGTCACTACCCGTCCTACGAGGACTTCATGGGCTCCAGGAACCACAAGGACTTTCCCGTGGCACCCTCCCACTCCGCAGCCAACGCCATCCAGGGCCCGGGCAGCCTTCTGTACGGCGGGGCCTTCTTCTACCAGTGCCTCAACACTGGGGAGCTGTGCCGCTTCGACCTGCAGACGCTCGCCACCACGCGCCACGCGCTGCCCGGGGCCGGCTTCAACAACCAGTTCCCCTACTGCTACTACAGCTGCCGCGACTGGACCGACATGGACCTCTCCGCCGACGAGAGGGGCCTGTGGGTGATCTACGCCACGCAGGAGAGCCACGGCAACGTGGTGGTGAGCCTCCTGGAGGCCCAGTCGCTGAACGTCACGCACACCTGGAGCACGCGCCTCTTCAAGAAGTCCATCACCAACGCCTTCATGGTGTGCGGCGTGCTCTACGCCACCCGCTACATCGACCGCTACCGCGAGGAGGTGTTCTACGCCTTCGACACGGCCACCGGGCGGGAGGACAACACCCTCGCCTTGCCCCTGGAGAAGATGGCGGACGGCGTGGCCAACCTGCACTATAACCCGGCCGACCACCGCCTGTACATGTACAATGATAATTACCTGCTGGCTTATGAGGCCCATTTCTAG
- the si:dkeyp-50b9.1 gene encoding uncharacterized protein si:dkeyp-50b9.1 produces MEASVTNHNMVAFKPRKAGSRSGFTVWPFRVNFHKLLQLSDSPALFPQVETRDVLRAVVALFDVSFSELGPDEIYDIVSSPDSRTIVLLRGHTDVLEEYRGRGGATAAVRPGSKPPPAEAEAGDRAPERGRFCNVFSDSDSDDGSDEAGDSAGAAESRSEWEVFSGGVAGFLSDVRARRAARHSPDGEQEIPPRAVGAESLIVAAASYKLRTLEIGEKVLELSLLTTRRPYRKSGVGSYIVELLKSPAVCGPYKVLLAHAESNAVNFFTKCGLTDDPLLNDKFKEVRDEWTNTTLMSYLAPFSTDMHSRTPGLSLNLWEVELEVDLMRKKALSAYQQQAICVTRLVHEASTLREQLSQQLREIKSLKIELELERKQRSKTEQRFLEYKLMMRQQLMERPGSGSDEQDYRVADDSGAESVDTTEEGSCRTEEGPEIRQVQLSK; encoded by the exons ATGGAGGCTAGTGTGACAAACCACAACATGGTGGCCTTCAAGCCCAGAAAAGCTGGCAGCAGGAGCGGCTTCACTGTGTGGCCGTTCAGAGTTAACTTCCACAAACTTCTGCAGCTCAGCGATTCGCCAGCTTTGTTTCCACAG GTGGAGACCAGGGATGTCCTGAGGGCGGTAGTGGCGCTATTCGACGTGTCGTTCTCCGAGTTGGGCCCCGACGAAATCTACGACATCGTGAGTAGCCCCGACAGTCGGACCATCGTTCTCCTGCGCGGTCACACAG ATGTCCTGGAGGAGTACAGGGGCAGGGGAGGAGCCACCGCGGCTGTGCGCCCGGGCTCCAAGCCTCCCCCAGCGGAGGCAGAAGCAGGTGACAGAGCGCCAGAACGGGGGAGATTCTGTAACGTGTTCAGTGACAGCGACTCGGATGACGGCTCGGACGAGGCGGGGGATTCGGCGGGGGCCGCGGAGAGCAG GTCAGAGTGGGAGGTGTTCAGTGGTGGAGTGGCGGGGTTCCTGTCGGATGTGCGGGCGCGTCGCGCGGCTCGGCACAGCCCGGATGGGGAGCAGGAGATCCCGCCCAGGGCTGTGGGCGCAGAGTCGCTCATTGTGGCAGCTGCCTCGTACAAGCTGAGGACGCT GGAGATAGGAGAAAAGGTGCTGGAGCTGTCCTTGCTGACCACCAGGAGGCCCTACCGCAAGTCTGGCGTGGGAAGCTACATCGTGGAG ctCCTGAAGTCACCTGCAGTGTGTGGGCCTTATAAGGTGCTGCTGGCTCACGCTGAGAGCAACGCGGTCAACTTCTTCACTAAGTGTGGCCTGACTGATGACCCCCTGCTAAACGATAAGTTCAA GGAGGTGAGAGATGAGTGGACCAACACCACCCTAATGAGCTACCTGGCTCCTTTTAGCACAG ACATGCACAGCAGGACCCCTGGACTGTCTCTGAATCTGTGGGAGGTGGAGCTGGAGGTGGATCTGAT GAGGAAGAAGGCTCTGTCGGCCTACCAGCAGCAGGCGATATGTGTGACACGCCTCGTCCACGAAGCGAGCACCCTGAGAGAACAG ttatcACAGCAATTACGGGAGATAAAGTCCCTGAAGATCGAGCTGGAACTGGAGAGAAAGCAACGCAGcaaaacag aACAACGGTTCCTGGAGTACAAGCTGATGATGAGGCAGCAGCTCATGGAGAGACCCGGCAGTGGCTCAG ACGAACAGGACTACAGAGTGGCTGATGATTCGGGGGCGGAGTCGGTGGACACTACAGAGGAGGGGTCATGCAGGACAGAGGAGGGGCCAGAGATCAGGCAGGTACAGCTGTCAAAATAA